In Rhinoraja longicauda isolate Sanriku21f chromosome 13, sRhiLon1.1, whole genome shotgun sequence, one genomic interval encodes:
- the LOC144599194 gene encoding transmembrane 4 L6 family member 1-like gives MNAAAAGDGGCCCFGRSARIKMFVSIFYSLLAVGGSLVCFVYSVLGLVEGPLCLFNTTLHNEGQIQLWDYPFCTKSISVENYLHDPSCWKTCVEPMNIVLWNIVFFSSLIAVSSLEALLCSFQILNGCWGCIFGR, from the exons ATGAACGCCGCCGCTGCTGGCGACGGCGGCTGCTGCTGCTTTGGCAGAAGCGCCAGGATTAAG ATGTTTGTCTCCATCTTTTACTCCTTACTCGCTGTTGGTGGATCGCTGGTCTGCTTTGTTTATTCTGTTCTTGGACTTGTAGAGGGACCACTCTGCTTATTTAATACCACCTTGCATAACGAGGGCCAGATTCAACTGTGGGATTACCCATTCTGTACAAAAAGCATCAG TGTTGAAAATTACCTACATGACCCTTCATGTTGGAAAACTTGTGTGGAACCCATGAACATTGTGCTCTGGAACATAGTCTTCTTCTCCAGCCTTATAGCAGTCAGTAGCTTGGAGGCTCTCCTCTGCAGCTTTCAGATCTTAAATGGATGCTGGGGTTGTATTTTTGGTAGATAG